A region of the Desulfobulbaceae bacterium genome:
TCTGATTGCACTCTCCTATTTTGAGCTTTTAGCTCAGTGCTATGGGCTGGGCACGGTATGGGATGGTTTGGCCAGGTGGACCCTCTCTGAGTTCTTGCCGGAGTTTATGGAGCGCCTTGGTATCCCGTCGGACCACCTGGTCGGCTACGCGATGGTTTTTGGTTACCCGGCGGTGGAGTATCAACGAACTGTTGATCATGGTCCGGCATCTATCAATCGGGTGGTGTTTGGTTGATCAGCAGGAGTGGAGTTTGTTATTGCCAGAACACTTAGTGAGTGAGATCAAGACGGTTCCCTCGCCTGCAATCAGAAAAATGGACCAGGAATTATGGCTGAAAATCCTCTCTCCCCGGCGCGCAAGATGGGGCTTCCTCCCGGGAGCGCTATTTATATTGGTGAGCGGCGAACCAGTCCGGTAACTCTGACCCTTACTTCCTTTTCACCGGAGTTCGTTGAAATAGCAACATTGACCGCCGAGTTGCCGCCCTTTGTCGCGGAATCTGGCGTAGTTAACTGGCTTGATATTGTCGGTTTGCATGATGTGTCGATTATTGAGGAGATTGGTCATCGTTTTAACCTTCATCCTCTTACCGTCGAGGACATCCTCAACACTACTCAGCGACCGAAGCTCGACATCTACGATGATTATCTTTTCGTCGTCGTTCGTATGCCTACTTACAACAAAGCTGACGGAGAAATTGGCCTTGAGCAGGTCAGTATGGTTATTACCAATAACTTGCTGCTTACGTTTCAGGAAAGAGGGTTTGCTGCGATGGACTCGATCCGGGCACGGATCACTGGAGCAAAAGGCCGGATCAGAAGGATGGGGTCCGATTATCTGGCTCATTCTGTTCTTGATGCAGTCGTAGACTGCTATTTCTCTCTGCTTGAACAGTTGGAGATCTTGACCGACGATCTGGAAGAGGAGGTCATCGGTGAGTCAACAAAGGAGACCATCTTTCGGATTCATAAGCTGAAAACCAAGATGACTCTGCTTCGGAAATCGGTATGGCCCCTGCGCGACCTGATCAATTCCTTGTATCGCGATGATTTGCCGTTTATTTCCGATGCTGCGTATCCTTTCCTGAAAGACCTGGCTGATCATACCATCCAGATTATAGATAGCGTTGAGACCTTGCGTGATATTATTACCGGCCTTTTGGACGTCTACTTGTCGACGGCCAGCAATCGGATGAACGAGGTG
Encoded here:
- the corA gene encoding magnesium/cobalt transporter CorA, with protein sequence MAENPLSPARKMGLPPGSAIYIGERRTSPVTLTLTSFSPEFVEIATLTAELPPFVAESGVVNWLDIVGLHDVSIIEEIGHRFNLHPLTVEDILNTTQRPKLDIYDDYLFVVVRMPTYNKADGEIGLEQVSMVITNNLLLTFQERGFAAMDSIRARITGAKGRIRRMGSDYLAHSVLDAVVDCYFSLLEQLEILTDDLEEEVIGESTKETIFRIHKLKTKMTLLRKSVWPLRDLINSLYRDDLPFISDAAYPFLKDLADHTIQIIDSVETLRDIITGLLDVYLSTASNRMNEVMKVLTIFAAIFIPLTFIAGLYGMNFNTAISPYNMPELNWVYGYPGALLLMLAVAVGMVTVFRKRGWF